A section of the Roseivirga sp. BDSF3-8 genome encodes:
- a CDS encoding GntR family transcriptional regulator codes for MAKKISLHQHIRSLIYDQLLEGTLKPGQRVSLTEFSKLTKSTPTQVREVFARFEQTGAVKFVPKKGFTVNNLNKVEAIASYKFIGTLQEFAMGETVYSEQNLSKLKKAYAAIQAAKAPADVLKEELAFHELLISDCKNKIAPELIRNLKLPLYKFELRFIKAGQKSRSSLLTYNQIVSLIEDENYDEAAELARAHWRLSSMELSGEEDRHKDLID; via the coding sequence ATGGCAAAAAAAATAAGCTTACACCAACACATACGCAGCCTGATATACGATCAGCTACTTGAGGGCACCCTCAAGCCTGGCCAGCGTGTATCCCTTACCGAGTTTTCAAAGCTTACCAAGTCCACCCCCACCCAGGTGAGAGAGGTATTTGCAAGGTTTGAGCAAACCGGTGCCGTCAAGTTCGTACCCAAGAAGGGGTTTACAGTAAATAACCTGAACAAGGTCGAAGCCATCGCCTCCTATAAGTTTATAGGCACCCTGCAGGAATTTGCCATGGGAGAAACCGTTTATTCTGAACAAAACCTGAGTAAACTGAAAAAAGCCTATGCAGCCATCCAGGCAGCAAAGGCACCCGCAGATGTCCTTAAAGAAGAGCTCGCCTTTCATGAACTGTTGATCAGCGACTGCAAAAATAAGATAGCCCCCGAGCTTATTCGTAACCTTAAACTTCCCCTCTATAAGTTCGAACTAAGATTTATCAAGGCAGGTCAGAAAAGCCGCTCCTCTCTACTCACCTATAACCAAATCGTCTCATTGATAGAAGATGAGAACTACGATGAAGCCGCCGAGCTAGCCCGTGCCCACTGGCGCCTCAGCAGCATGGAGCTCAGTGGGGAAGAAGACAGGCATAAAGACCTTATTGATTAA
- a CDS encoding alkaline phosphatase D family protein yields MRSFVLLLMLCLPALTTLGQVHGTSWNTGRTMDGHLPFEESLAPFYHGVASGDPLSSAVIIWTRVTPPDNLQEVEVGWRMATDPQFTDIVNSGTVFTGADRDYTVKIDVTGLHPATTYYYYFSALGANSIIGRTRTTPHADTDKLRFAVVSCSNYQAGFFNAYARIAERNDLDAVIHLGDYIYEYGAGQGTYGYSDSVGRLNVPQTEIIELVDYRTRYSLYRLDPDLRAAHQQHPFIPVWDDHESANDAYKNGAENHNPEEGEGTWEDRISTARQVYNEWMPIREGQPLYRTISYGNLADLIMLDTRIVGREEQINDITNPALYAPGRTILGHEQKAWFYDQLKASQARWKIIGNQVIFSEFHVGWAANPDLSQTFESVESQFLDIWDGYPAERNAIIDTIAINGIGNVIILTGDFHSSFAFDVARFPSVFSLNDPLYAAHPISETGLPGYDPVTQAGSFAIEFATPSITSANFDENLAQIAGSYEAGAALSAQLEAQINTPLPAAVPQVGGFSPNPHMRYVDLDRHGYFLLTLTPDQAQADYYYSDIYRPATDEQWDAGRYAQDGDNRLSPAESEAAPKQDPPSPAPEGPAPYQVTGIEDKPADLVIFSVHPNPLGSENFVQYAVKKKGQIRVILLDVNGKEVSTLLEQQQAPGTYLFRFEKPVVDHAGVYFLRFETESGATTRRLIIR; encoded by the coding sequence ATGCGATCTTTTGTACTATTACTTATGTTATGTCTGCCTGCCCTTACCACATTAGGCCAGGTCCACGGCACGTCATGGAATACCGGCCGTACCATGGATGGCCACCTTCCCTTTGAAGAATCGTTGGCTCCTTTTTACCACGGTGTTGCCAGTGGCGATCCCCTGAGCAGTGCAGTGATTATCTGGACCCGCGTCACACCACCCGATAACCTGCAGGAGGTAGAAGTAGGGTGGCGTATGGCCACCGATCCCCAATTTACAGACATCGTTAACTCCGGTACCGTGTTTACCGGTGCAGACCGCGACTATACAGTAAAGATAGATGTGACAGGACTACACCCCGCCACTACCTATTACTACTACTTTTCAGCCCTCGGGGCCAATTCCATCATAGGCCGTACCCGTACCACCCCCCATGCTGACACTGATAAGCTAAGGTTTGCCGTAGTAAGTTGCAGTAACTATCAGGCAGGCTTCTTCAATGCCTATGCCCGCATTGCGGAGCGTAATGACCTCGATGCCGTCATTCACCTTGGTGACTACATTTACGAATACGGAGCCGGTCAGGGTACTTACGGCTATTCCGATTCCGTAGGCAGGCTTAATGTCCCTCAAACAGAGATCATAGAACTCGTGGACTACCGCACCCGCTACAGCCTGTACCGTCTCGACCCCGATCTTAGGGCCGCTCACCAGCAGCACCCATTCATTCCCGTATGGGACGATCACGAATCCGCTAATGATGCCTATAAGAACGGTGCTGAAAACCACAACCCCGAAGAGGGAGAAGGTACCTGGGAAGACCGCATTTCCACAGCACGCCAGGTATACAATGAATGGATGCCCATACGGGAAGGTCAGCCCCTTTACCGCACCATCTCCTACGGCAACCTCGCCGACCTTATCATGCTCGACACCCGTATAGTTGGTCGTGAGGAACAGATCAACGACATCACAAATCCTGCCCTATACGCGCCCGGCCGTACCATCCTCGGCCACGAGCAGAAAGCATGGTTCTATGATCAGCTAAAGGCCTCCCAAGCCCGGTGGAAGATCATTGGCAACCAGGTTATTTTTTCCGAATTCCACGTTGGGTGGGCTGCTAATCCTGACCTCAGCCAAACCTTTGAAAGTGTAGAGAGCCAGTTTCTCGATATCTGGGATGGATATCCTGCAGAACGTAATGCCATCATCGATACCATAGCCATCAACGGCATCGGCAATGTGATCATACTCACCGGTGACTTTCATAGCTCATTTGCCTTCGACGTCGCCAGGTTCCCCAGCGTTTTCAGCCTTAACGATCCCCTGTATGCTGCCCACCCCATCTCAGAGACCGGCTTGCCCGGGTATGATCCTGTGACCCAGGCCGGCTCTTTTGCCATAGAGTTTGCCACGCCCAGCATTACTTCTGCTAACTTTGACGAAAACCTTGCCCAGATAGCCGGTAGCTATGAGGCCGGAGCCGCCTTATCTGCCCAGCTCGAAGCACAGATCAATACCCCCCTGCCTGCCGCGGTGCCACAGGTTGGCGGCTTTTCGCCAAATCCACATATGCGCTATGTAGATCTTGATCGTCATGGCTATTTTCTTCTTACCCTTACCCCCGACCAAGCCCAGGCCGATTACTACTACTCCGATATTTACAGGCCGGCTACCGATGAACAGTGGGATGCAGGGCGCTACGCTCAAGATGGCGATAACCGGCTAAGCCCGGCTGAAAGTGAGGCCGCTCCCAAACAAGATCCTCCATCTCCCGCCCCCGAAGGTCCCGCCCCCTACCAGGTCACCGGCATTGAGGATAAACCAGCAGACCTCGTCATATTCAGTGTACATCCTAATCCCCTGGGTTCTGAGAACTTCGTACAATATGCCGTGAAAAAGAAAGGACAGATACGCGTCATTCTGCTGGACGTAAACGGAAAAGAAGTCAGTACCCTGCTCGAGCAGCAGCAGGCACCCGGCACCTACCTTTTCAGGTTTGAAAAGCCAGTGGTAGATCACGCCGGGGTGTACTTTTTACGCTTCGAGACAGAAAGCGGCGCCACAACCAGAAGGCTTATCATCAGATAA
- a CDS encoding cytochrome ubiquinol oxidase subunit I, protein MDWDVEVLSRIQFAFTIMFHYIFPPFSIGTGLLLVIFETFYFVTRRKVYETITRFWIKIFAANFSIGVASGIVMEFEFGTNWSAYSRFVGDVFGSPLAAEGIFAFFLESGFLAILLFGWNRVRPGMHLFATIMVALGSILSGWWIIVANSWQQTPVAYQLVTEADGFTRAVITDFWGVVFNPSAGVRFAHSIIGAFIQGAFLVLSVSAYYLVKNKHIQFARKSFSIALIVALVSSLLQPLLGHMSAGIAYEYQPAKMAAFEGLYETQENAPLYLIGYSYPEEEKTYGIALPGMLSWLLSGDTAHEVTGLDAFPEEDRPPVADVFQSYHLMVALGMFFIALTLLGVFMQYRGRLWQSKWVLRLFLFSVILPVIANQAGWYSAERGRQPWLVYGLLRTSDGVSPSIHASEVWISLTLFFLVYGLLFFVWLYVLDKEIKHGPGSHTPMETDYHGRQERSEHLPRAINDQNS, encoded by the coding sequence ATGGATTGGGATGTAGAAGTGCTATCGAGGATACAGTTCGCCTTTACCATCATGTTCCACTATATCTTCCCGCCCTTTAGTATCGGTACAGGCCTCCTCCTTGTCATCTTCGAGACCTTCTACTTTGTCACCCGCCGGAAAGTATACGAAACCATCACCCGCTTCTGGATAAAGATTTTTGCTGCCAACTTCAGCATCGGCGTCGCCTCCGGCATCGTCATGGAGTTTGAGTTTGGCACCAACTGGTCAGCCTATAGTCGTTTCGTTGGCGATGTGTTCGGCAGTCCCCTTGCTGCAGAGGGTATTTTTGCTTTTTTTCTTGAGTCAGGCTTTCTCGCCATACTCCTCTTCGGCTGGAACAGAGTCCGGCCCGGCATGCACCTTTTTGCCACCATCATGGTGGCCCTCGGTAGTATACTCAGTGGCTGGTGGATCATCGTAGCCAATAGCTGGCAGCAAACCCCTGTCGCTTACCAGCTCGTCACCGAGGCAGATGGCTTCACCCGCGCCGTCATCACCGACTTCTGGGGAGTCGTTTTCAATCCCAGTGCAGGAGTTCGTTTTGCCCATAGTATCATCGGAGCCTTCATCCAGGGAGCCTTTCTGGTCCTGAGCGTTTCTGCCTATTACCTGGTAAAAAACAAGCACATACAGTTCGCCAGGAAGTCCTTTTCCATAGCCCTCATTGTTGCCCTTGTCAGCTCCCTCCTTCAGCCCCTGCTGGGGCATATGAGTGCAGGCATAGCCTACGAATACCAACCCGCAAAGATGGCCGCATTCGAGGGCTTATATGAAACACAGGAAAACGCCCCCCTCTACCTTATAGGCTATTCCTATCCCGAAGAGGAAAAGACCTACGGCATAGCCCTCCCCGGCATGCTCAGTTGGCTTCTTTCCGGCGATACCGCCCATGAAGTCACCGGCCTGGACGCCTTTCCTGAAGAAGACAGACCTCCCGTGGCCGATGTATTTCAAAGCTACCACCTCATGGTCGCACTAGGTATGTTCTTTATAGCCCTTACCCTGCTTGGTGTTTTTATGCAATACCGCGGCAGGCTTTGGCAAAGCAAGTGGGTACTACGCCTTTTCCTTTTCTCCGTCATTCTTCCCGTCATTGCCAACCAAGCCGGCTGGTACAGCGCTGAGCGCGGGCGCCAGCCATGGCTCGTGTATGGTCTGCTGCGTACCAGTGACGGCGTCTCCCCCTCCATACATGCAAGCGAGGTGTGGATCAGTCTTACCCTCTTCTTTCTTGTATATGGACTTCTCTTCTTCGTATGGCTCTATGTGCTCGATAAAGAAATAAAACATGGCCCCGGTTCACACACCCCCATGGAGACCGACTATCACGGCCGTCAGGAGCGCAGCGAACACCTGCCCCGGGCCATAAATGATCAAAACAGCTAA
- a CDS encoding DoxX family protein has product MSRKKFKLGTFFFYFMVLLYVGLGILHLISPESYLPAMATWLPEPILLIYVSGVAEIILGLLLIPRSTRPAAAWLIIAMLVVYLFVIHIPMAIDYADEPTWKFIATLLRIPLQFVLIRWAWLYTRPRKKSTPASA; this is encoded by the coding sequence ATGAGCCGGAAGAAATTTAAACTCGGAACCTTCTTTTTTTACTTCATGGTACTCCTCTATGTCGGCCTCGGCATCCTGCACCTTATTTCCCCTGAATCCTACTTGCCCGCCATGGCAACCTGGCTTCCCGAGCCCATCTTACTGATATATGTAAGTGGCGTAGCCGAGATCATTCTGGGTCTTCTTCTTATTCCCCGCAGCACACGGCCCGCCGCAGCCTGGCTCATTATTGCCATGCTGGTCGTTTACCTGTTCGTCATCCATATACCCATGGCCATAGATTACGCCGACGAACCCACCTGGAAGTTCATTGCAACCCTGCTGCGCATACCCCTGCAGTTTGTACTTATCAGATGGGCATGGCTATACACCCGTCCCCGTAAGAAAAGCACACCAGCCAGTGCGTAA